The segment CCCTAGTCCAAGAGGTCATGATTTGATCAAATGCAAATCTGCACTTCTTTGGAATGCTTGCATTAATTGACCAATTGTGGTCAGCGGCTcttgagatttaaaaaaaaatatgctcccatgtacaattttgatctcctattgtgaccTCAACTTTCCTCctgggtcatgatttgaacatggtcgtgtggttctggagaagtcgaaaatgtacaAAAGTGGACAGAtgatggacaacaggcgatcagaaaagctcaggtgagcaaacAAGTACAACACAGTAAACCATGCAGactatttacattttattcagGTTACTCTTCCCAGACATAATTTATCAGCACAATATAACAACATGTTTAATAAGTgacatcttcaatgtatccataacaactgtacaaagtttgaagtaTGTCAAGTATgaggtgtgagaggagttgattacacaaagtacaAACCCTAATTTACAGGGACGCCCGCCATACTGTAAGCCGGATGCAAcccagcaaaaaaaaaatgaagctTTTTGTTTTGCTTTGAGGAGAagtaacacaccagagaaatctgataagGAAGGAAAGCAGAGGAGATGTAcaataatgttttgaaaatgaaacatttatacctcatattttgaaaataatgcaGTTTTAGAAGAGTTtttgatgaaaaaattaaaacccctgctcgACTTAGAAATACTTAAAAGTACAAATCAGCAGCCGACACttaaacctactgagctacccagctaggcgattgaataataaagaatatatatacatgcattgctgatatttatattttcattccagtttcaaaaggaagtcggccattatgaccaTTTTGACGTTAAGCATTCCTTATTTAAACCATGAACCAGTATGACAAATATTCTATATACATTGACATGATCTGCAACAAATAAAATTCTCATTTCATAACACTTATATCACataattcaaataattatttattcaaatgaaatattcatttgtcTTTTGATGCACAAGATATAAGTGTACAATGTCATTCCCCATCTTTGTAAATTCTGCGTAATTTTTCCCGTTTTCCTTTATTATTATGCCTCTTCCACGGTTTTCCAGCCAAGGACATACTGCTGCCCAAACTGCTTCCTCCACAAGAGACCCCTCCAGTCTGATGGGCGCTGACCACGCCCTTTGAGTGGAGGCCTACGTTTAACTTCTTAAAGAAGTCCTTGTCAAGCTTGCTTTGAGATGCAAAGTCTCCCTTTggtttctttttcaaaaaagcACTTTGCTTGTCTTTTAAGTCCTTTGGAATGATTCCTTGAGACTGGAAATCTTTTAAATCCACGTTCGGTGGTGAGTGGCAATGAAGCAAGCGTCCATTGACAAAATCCTTCAGGACATACCTGGCTGTTCGCGGACAATCTGGAATACCATTGACGGACATGTATCCCCTCATGCTGCCGTACGTCGTCAGGACTTCCTCCGCGGTGGGTGATCGGTCTGGGTCCTCCCCCTCTAAAGGCGATGGAAGGTTTATTCCGTACAACGCCTCCAATGTCACTCTTGGGATATAACTACATACAAGATTCACTGGGGGCCAATGGTCTCTCATCTGGTCAATTGGTAGAATTCCATTCACAATCAATTCTGCTTTTGTGGATACAAACGAGGGGAACACTAGTCCAGGACAATCACACAACATGAGGTCACTCTCCACATAGAGGGTCTGGAAATGCTTGGTTCTGCCGGGGGTGGAGGACACTGGAACTTTTTTGGTTTTTAGGATGGCATTTATTGTTGAGCTCTTCCCAACATTAGGATATCCCACCATGCCCACtgttgtctgtccatctgtaactTTTGTTCCCCGATGGACACTTCTAAAATAATCAAGCAATTCCTCTGCATTCAAGACTTTGACACTGTTGTCTATTTGTGAACCACTGGAAGCCTCATTCTGGTTCAAAGTCAAGTCAATATTGTTTTCTGTATTAATCTGATCTTCATTAACCTCACTGGTTGGACAAGAATTTGTTGTAGCCAATATGTCTTGATGATCCCGAACTTCCGCAGGAACCAGAACATTATCCTCTTCTTTGTCATCATCGCTCTCCATTTCCTCCTCATCTTCCTCCTCACTCTCTGGATCTGATAATTTCCCAGCCATTTTTTCCTCCCTCTCAGACTTTTCGAAGCGTTCCGCCTCCTCTAGGGCAGACCAGAAAGCCACGCGTGTCCCAactttatcaaaatatgcttTCCATGCCTGTCTCTGGTTGTCACTCAGAAAATCTGCTTTATTGATCAGTAAAATGTTCACCTTGCTTGGGTCAACTTCCTTGACATATTGTTCTAGGTCATTACACTGATACAACAAGGGATTCCTAGCATCCACAACTTGAACGATGATGTCACTTCGCTCAATCACTCTCCACAACTGTCGCCAGAACTCAAGATTCTTTTCATATGGAGTCATAATGATGCCCTCAATTTCTTGTAATGCGGAGAGGCCTCTTCTCCACTGAAGGAAACTTTCCTTTTCCATATCATTTAACTGATCAGCGGTAGTGGTCTCATTCCAATGTGGTCTTCTGGGAATTCTCAACATAGTCTCGTGTTTCTTATGCAACTCCTTAATTTGTT is part of the Ostrea edulis chromosome 2, xbOstEdul1.1, whole genome shotgun sequence genome and harbors:
- the LOC125678550 gene encoding large subunit GTPase 1 homolog; translated protein: MGRKKTSGNLGRSIIKDRFGKKNIVRRDDSFLHTSDLQDGYDWGRLNLQSVTEQSNLDDFLATAELAGTEFTAEKLNIQFVDPSKHTGLKPEELEQIKELHKKHETMLRIPRRPHWNETTTADQLNDMEKESFLQWRRGLSALQEIEGIIMTPYEKNLEFWRQLWRVIERSDIIVQVVDARNPLLYQCNDLEQYVKEVDPSKVNILLINKADFLSDNQRQAWKAYFDKVGTRVAFWSALEEAERFEKSEREEKMAGKLSDPESEEEDEEEMESDDDKEEDNVLVPAEVRDHQDILATTNSCPTSEVNEDQINTENNIDLTLNQNEASSGSQIDNSVKVLNAEELLDYFRSVHRGTKVTDGQTTVGMVGYPNVGKSSTINAILKTKKVPVSSTPGRTKHFQTLYVESDLMLCDCPGLVFPSFVSTKAELIVNGILPIDQMRDHWPPVNLVCSYIPRVTLEALYGINLPSPLEGEDPDRSPTAEEVLTTYGSMRGYMSVNGIPDCPRTARYVLKDFVNGRLLHCHSPPNVDLKDFQSQGIIPKDLKDKQSAFLKKKPKGDFASQSKLDKDFFKKLNVGLHSKGVVSAHQTGGVSCGGSSLGSSMSLAGKPWKRHNNKGKREKLRRIYKDGE